One genomic segment of Osmia bicornis bicornis chromosome 16, iOsmBic2.1, whole genome shotgun sequence includes these proteins:
- the LOC114881717 gene encoding uncharacterized protein LOC114881717, producing the protein MIINPMNVINLLLATFQTMYLMDTPITREEVQLKEAIQKMLLDNIFAFNEIEVSEESSLDFLDQFKECEVEAVEEDDANENWSGETYIGVCSQRDEDVDVDYKRKAVAFWTEGEKKRKLATVQHNFRLVSSERQLRRWAHQIETSGTKKERLAQISEFVTTNMKKAIESGYILHDRDIRRWALQAYKEQGNDHMTFKASKTWLYNFKKAHRIVSRKITKFVTRKTIEDDEVLKVKATDFVNEVNPLITRYGDENMYNSDQSGFQLEIHSGRTLAVKSQKKVECVVQSVPSTTHSYTIQPTITADGRLLSPLFMVLQEANGQFGPIVQKTLFKPTNVYVTASKSGKLTSAHFKIWLEEVFFPNTKTTSVLLLDSWSGHCEQDIHNAKPTGKEIIIKMIPKGTTGRIQPLDVYGFRVWKNYVRRFSDDVLLHDYDVNLHLRNNIIKLQSLVHNQLSSPRYKNLFQYAWYKSGYTEKKSGDFVNPVDFAFEENTQMKCALCDEIPIIRCSWCKKAFCLKHFFHEYHFCDKYEY; encoded by the exons atgattatcaATCCGATGAACGTGATTAATTTGTTATTAGCCACATTTCAAACGATGTATCTGATGGATACTCCTATAACAAGAGAGGAAGTACAATTGAAAGAAGCCATTCAAAAAATGTTGCTCGATAACATATTTGcatttaatgaaattgaagTTTCTGAAGAATCGTCATTGGACTTTTTGGATCAATTTAAAGAATGTGAGGTTGAAGCTGTTGAAGAAGATGATGCAAACGAAAATTGGTCTGGGGAGACATATATTGGAGTTTGTTCACAGCGTGATGAAGACGTTGATGTCGATTACAAGCGGAAAGCAGTTGCGTTTTGGAcagagggagaaaaaaaacgTAAACTTGCTACTGTTCAACATAATTTTAGACTTGTTTCTTCTGAACGACAATTACGAAGATGGGCTCATCAAATTGAAACAAGTGGaactaaaaaagaaagattggCTCAAATTTCGGAATTCGTGAcaacaaatatgaaaaaagcTATTGAATCCGGTTATATTTTGCATGATAGAGATATACGACGATGGGCTTTGCAAGCATATAAAGAACAAGGTAACGATCATATGACATTTAAAGCTTCCAAAACATGGctgtataattttaaaaaagctCATCGTATTGTTTCtcgaaaaataacaaaatttgtaacaCGAAAGACAATAGAAGACGATGAAGTATTGAAAGTTAAAGCTACGGACTTTGTCAATGAAGTAAACCCTTTGATTACGAGATACGGAGATGAAAATATGTACAATTCAGACCAGAGTGGATTTCAATTAGAAATACATTCTGGACGAACTTTAGCAGTGAAAAGCCAAAAGAAAGTAGAGTGTGTTGTACAATCTGTACCTTCAACAACGCATAGTTACACAATACAACCAACAATAACTGCTGATGGAAGATTGTTGTCGCCCCTTTTTATGGTTTTGCAAGAAGCAAATGGACAATTTGGACCAATAGTTCAGAAAACATTATTCAAACCGACTAATGTGTACGTGACTGCATCAAAATCTGGAAAACTCACTTCTG CTCATTTCAAAATCTGGTTGGAAGAGGTCTTTTTTCCTAATACTAAAACAACGTCTGTGTTGTTATTAGACTCTTGGAGTGGACACTGTGAACAAGATATACATAATGCGAAACCAACGGgtaaagaaattataattaagatgATACCAAAAGGTACCACTGGCCGAATCCAACCTCTAGATGTTTATGGATTTAGGGTGTGGAAGAATTATGTTAGGCGTTTCTCCGATGATGTGCTGTTACATGATTACGATGTTAATCTCCatttaagaaataatataattaagttACAATCACTTGTACACAATCAACTATCTTCACCAAGATACAAAAATCTATTCCAGTATGCTTGGTACAAAAGTGGATAcacagaaaaaaaatcagGAGATTTTGTGAATCCTGTAGATTTTGCTTTCGAAGAGAACACACAAATGAAATGTGCACTCTGTGATGAAATACCAATAATTAGATGCTCTTGGTGTAAGAAAGCATTttgtttaaaacatttttttcatgaATATCACTTCTGCGacaaatatgaatattaa
- the LOC114882140 gene encoding uncharacterized protein LOC114882140, which produces MNATNFEKWMQEMLIPNIPPNTVIVMDNAPYHSVQLNKPPSTQAKKKDMVDWLTTNGIPCSENMRKFELLELIDRNRPPKTFKIDQIVQLSGHTILRLPPYMCDLNPIELVWAEMKHKIRQRNISTLTYAELQTAITEIIPEISPTSWENYCKHTENIEQRYWQRDSVLETLMDNLSLNGNSDTETAEENSDSSFSDD; this is translated from the coding sequence ATGAATGCCACTAATTTTGAGAAATGGATGCAGGAAATGCTGATACCTAACATTCCGCCGAATACGGTGATCGTAATGGACAATGCCCCATATCACTCAGTCCAATTAAACAAGCCACCCTCAACacaagcaaaaaaaaaagatatggTGGATTGGCTAACAACCAATGGCATTCCCTGCTCTGAAAATATGAGAAAATTTGAGTTGCTGGAGTTAATAGATAGGAATCGACCACCGAAAACGTTTAAAATAGATCAAATAGTTCAACTATCTGGACACACAATATTACGATTACCCCCGTATATGTGTGATCTGAATCCGATCGAGTTAGTGTGGGCTGAAATGAAACACAAAATTAGACAACGAAACATATCTACACTAACGTATGCAGAATTACAAACAGCAATCACAGAGATCATTCCAGAAATTTCACCCACATCATGGGAAAACTATTGCAAGCATACGGAAAATATAGAACAACGATACTGGCAGCGAGATAGTGTATTAGAAACATTGATGGACAATTTGTCTTTAAATGGAAACAGCGATACAGAAACAGCAGAGGAAAATTCAGACAGTTCTTTCTCGGATGATTGA